The following coding sequences lie in one Lolium perenne isolate Kyuss_39 chromosome 2, Kyuss_2.0, whole genome shotgun sequence genomic window:
- the LOC127330535 gene encoding BIIDXI-like protein At5g11420: MMVIKGGHRLTLFFLAVCAAARSASADDGTLPNGNFEDSPDRSQMNGSTVTGEYAIPRWKTSGHVEYIESGQKQGDMFLAVPEGAHALRLGDNADIQQQLYVTPGTQYSVTFSAARTCAQNEKLNVSVVPGGAPDEVSIQTVYTSSGWDSYCWAFQATAGVVSLIVHNPIHEDDPACGPTIDAVAIKTIYPPQATTDNLLRNGDFEQGPYIAPESQYGVLVPGRDGMDVSPLPGWKVRSYSKVVKYINSAHFAVPRGSYAVELVAGGEAALLQEVDTVPGSSCTLELSVGDAGNGCVAQDQQPMRVQASTTDRSMTVVYNSTGTGGSTRASLAFTASRSKTLVAICSSAYHTKSDYSGTRCGPVVDDISLVCVSQPPARRLLR, encoded by the exons ATGATGGTGATCAAGGGCGGACATCGTCTCACGCTGTTCTTCTTGGCCGTCTGCGCCGCTGCTCGATCTGCTTCGGCCGACGATG GCACACTGCCGAATGGCAACTTCGAGGACTCGCCGGACAGGTCCCAGATGAACGGCTCGACGGTCACCGGGGAGTACGCGATCCCGCGGTGGAAGACATCGGGGCATGTGGAGTACATCGAGTCCGGGCAGAAGCAGGGCGACATGTTCCTGGCGGTGCCGGAGGGCGCGCACGCCTTGCGGCTGGGCGACAACGCCGACATCCAGCAGCAGCTCTACGTGACGCCGGGCACGCAGTACTCCGTCACCTTCAGCGCCGCCCGAACCTGCGCCCAGAACGAGAAGCTCAATGTGTCGGTCGTCCCCGGCGGTGCGCCCGACGAGGTCTCCATCCAGACGGTGTACACCAGCAGCGGCTGGGACTCCTACTGCTGGGCGTTCCAGGCCACGGCCGGCGTCGTCTCCCTGATCGTCCATAACCCCATCCACGAGGATGACCCGGCTTGCGGCCCCACCATCGACGCCGTCGCCATCAAGACGATCTACCCTCCTCAGGCCACTACCGATAACTTGCTGAGGAATGGCGACTTCGAGCAGGGGCCGTACATCGCCCCGGAATCACAGTATGGGGTGCTGGTGCCAGGGAGGGACGGCATGGACGTCTCGCCGCTGCCGGGGTGGAAGGTCAGGTCGTATTCCAAGGTCGTCAAGTACATAAACTCCGCCCACTTCGCGGTGCCGCGTGGCTCCTACGCCGTGGAGCTGGTGGCCGGCGGCGAGGCCGCGCTGCTTCAGGAGGTGGACACCGTGCCCGGGAGCTCGTGCACGCTGGAGTTGTCCGTCGGCGACGCCGGAAACGGGTGCGTGGCCCAGGACCAGCAGCCCATGCGCGTTCAGGCGTCTACGACGGACCGGAGCATGACAGTGGTGTACAATTCGACTGGCACGGGCGGGAGCACGCGCGCGTCGCTCGCCTTCACGGCGAGCCGAAGCAAGACGCTGGTGGCCATTTGCAGCTCCGcctaccacaccaagtccgactaCAGTGGCACCCGCTGCGGGCCCGTCGTCGACGACATCTCGCTCGTCTGTGTTTCGCAGCCGCCTGCTCGCCGGTTACTGCGTTAA